One genomic region from Campylobacter concisus encodes:
- a CDS encoding shikimate dehydrogenase, with amino-acid sequence MKTFAVFGDPIAHSVSPRLHNKAIADLGLKALYTRVLLKDGSELINKFKSLKLNGANVTLPHKEWALNLADEASDIARKIGSANTLVLKNDKIYAYNTDAPGFLKAIKNFKDVKKAIVLGAGGTANAITYALKEQGVDVCILNRSKDRLEKFKDEYKCFSWDNYEEQKFDLVINSTSAGLKDDFLPAPKEILKSIFKDAKFAFDVIYGKQTPFLEMAKQSSLGVKDGADMLLYQAVLALNLFFHNTLDESKIERSMREIFYL; translated from the coding sequence ATGAAAACATTCGCAGTCTTTGGAGATCCAATAGCTCACTCGGTATCTCCGAGGCTGCACAATAAAGCCATTGCAGACCTGGGCTTAAAAGCACTTTACACAAGAGTCTTGCTAAAAGATGGTAGCGAATTAATCAATAAATTTAAATCCTTAAAATTAAATGGTGCAAACGTAACGCTTCCACATAAAGAGTGGGCTTTAAATTTAGCCGATGAAGCTTCAGATATAGCTCGCAAAATAGGCTCTGCAAATACGCTTGTGCTTAAAAATGACAAAATTTATGCATACAATACAGATGCGCCTGGGTTTTTAAAGGCAATAAAAAATTTTAAAGATGTAAAAAAAGCTATTGTTCTTGGAGCTGGCGGTACTGCAAATGCCATAACTTATGCATTAAAAGAACAAGGCGTTGATGTTTGCATACTAAATAGAAGTAAAGATAGGCTTGAGAAATTTAAAGATGAGTACAAATGCTTTAGTTGGGATAACTACGAAGAGCAAAAATTTGATCTAGTCATTAACTCGACCTCTGCTGGCTTAAAGGATGATTTTTTACCAGCACCTAAAGAAATTTTAAAAAGCATTTTTAAAGATGCTAAATTCGCATTTGATGTGATTTATGGTAAGCAAACACCATTTTTAGAAATGGCCAAGCAAAGCAGCCTTGGCGTAAAAGATGGTGCCGATATGCTTTTATATCAAGCGGTTTTAGCACTAAATTTATTTTTTCACAATACACTCGATGAGTCAAAGATAGAGCGCTCAATGAGAGAAATTTTCTATCTATAA
- a CDS encoding SPOR domain-containing protein: protein MENDELKDILLERDDDARGLKLKKLLIFIAALIILFLIIVVAMKLVNSSDPSQAQNEADSRLVLPPVPAEQPVDRQAPIADTNSDNKKGDTQLFEQVPIVPENKQQDEFEDMIKKLKDKENNKPVSKTEEPKEIVKPIEKPAEIPAKKAETKVDTPVKKVEKVAATDKKSEAKPAKTENKVDKKVEKKAETKIEKTDKKAEVAKSEPATKGSYVQVFVTSKFNPNAEYMKKIAAKGYSYKTIKVGELTKILVGPFDEKTLQKVVGDIRKDINKDAFIFRAK from the coding sequence GTGGAAAACGATGAGTTAAAAGATATTCTTTTAGAAAGAGATGATGACGCAAGAGGATTGAAGCTAAAAAAACTTCTGATATTTATAGCAGCTCTTATTATACTTTTTTTGATCATTGTAGTGGCTATGAAGCTAGTAAATTCAAGCGATCCTTCACAAGCTCAAAATGAAGCTGATTCAAGACTAGTGCTTCCTCCAGTACCAGCTGAGCAGCCAGTAGATAGACAAGCTCCGATAGCTGATACAAATTCAGACAATAAAAAAGGCGATACACAGCTTTTTGAGCAAGTACCGATCGTGCCTGAAAATAAGCAACAAGACGAATTTGAAGATATGATCAAAAAGCTAAAGGATAAAGAAAATAATAAGCCTGTTTCTAAAACTGAAGAGCCAAAAGAGATAGTTAAGCCTATCGAAAAGCCTGCTGAAATACCAGCAAAAAAAGCTGAGACAAAGGTAGATACTCCAGTTAAAAAAGTCGAAAAAGTAGCAGCTACTGATAAAAAGAGTGAGGCAAAACCAGCTAAGACTGAAAATAAAGTAGATAAAAAGGTTGAAAAAAAGGCTGAAACTAAAATAGAAAAAACGGACAAAAAAGCTGAAGTAGCTAAAAGTGAACCTGCCACAAAAGGCTCTTACGTTCAAGTGTTTGTGACTAGTAAATTTAATCCAAATGCTGAATATATGAAGAAGATCGCTGCTAAGGGATATAGTTACAAGACTATAAAAGTTGGTGAACTGACTAAAATTTTAGTTGGTCCATTTGATGAAAAAACGCTTCAAAAAGTAGTAGGCGATATTAGAAAAGATATCAATAAAGACGCTTTTATCTTTAGAGCAAAATGA
- a CDS encoding DUF1882 domain-containing protein — protein sequence MQSIDTALIKIITTHYYIKRDTIVNKIEYRGKIFFDKFEKINEPLTYNIMKEHEEGKAVIAHSLINAYDKVENIVFDYNGRTPDRFWHKAQLLLREEGFINFTAYESKTPGHLHLYVHKGHTTLNEACQLANMLNAKLSQKLPKEWRMFPNIDMPKEFNILTLPYKLYQKERGASWSKYM from the coding sequence ATGCAAAGTATTGATACGGCACTTATAAAGATTATTACAACTCACTACTATATCAAGCGTGATACGATCGTTAATAAAATAGAATACAGAGGTAAAATTTTCTTTGATAAATTTGAAAAGATAAATGAGCCACTGACCTATAATATTATGAAAGAGCATGAAGAGGGCAAGGCTGTTATTGCACACTCTTTAATAAATGCATACGATAAAGTTGAGAATATAGTCTTTGACTATAACGGCAGAACCCCAGATAGATTTTGGCATAAAGCACAGCTTCTTTTAAGAGAAGAGGGGTTTATAAATTTTACAGCCTACGAGAGTAAGACGCCAGGACATCTGCACCTTTACGTGCATAAAGGTCATACTACGCTAAATGAGGCTTGTCAGCTAGCAAATATGCTCAACGCAAAGCTTTCACAGAAGCTACCTAAAGAGTGGAGAATGTTTCCAAATATCGATATGCCAAAAGAATTTAACATACTAACTTTACCTTATAAGCTCTATCAAAAAGAGCGCGGGGCAAGTTGGTCAAAATATATGTAA
- a CDS encoding serine hydroxymethyltransferase, with translation MSLQSYDKDIYDLVNLELKRQCDHLEMIASENFTYPEVMEVMGSILTNKYAEGYPGKRYYGGCEFVDEIEQIAIDRCKELFGCEFANVQPNSGSQANQGVYGALLNPGDKILGMDLSHGGHLTHGAKVSSSGKMYESFFYGVELDGRINYDRVMDIAKIVKPKMIVCGASAYTREIEFKKFREIADAVGAILFADVAHIAGLVVAGEHQSPFPYCDVVSSTTHKTLRGPRGGIIMTNNEEYAKKINASIFPGIQGGPLVHVIAAKAVGFKHNLSPEWKIYAKQVKANAKKLGEVLIKRGFDLVSGGTDNHLILMSFLNRDFSGKDADIALGNAGITVNKNTVPGETRSPFITSGIRVGSPALTARGMKEAEFELIANKIADVLSDINNTSLQEKTKAELVELAHKFIIYDKATF, from the coding sequence ATGAGTTTGCAAAGCTACGATAAGGACATTTACGATCTAGTAAATTTAGAGCTAAAACGCCAATGTGATCACCTTGAGATGATCGCTAGTGAAAATTTTACATATCCAGAAGTTATGGAAGTAATGGGCTCAATCCTAACAAACAAATACGCTGAAGGCTATCCTGGCAAGAGATATTATGGTGGCTGCGAATTTGTAGATGAGATCGAGCAAATCGCGATCGATAGATGTAAAGAGCTTTTTGGATGTGAATTTGCAAACGTTCAACCAAACTCAGGCTCTCAGGCAAACCAAGGTGTTTATGGCGCTTTACTTAATCCAGGCGATAAAATTTTAGGCATGGATCTAAGCCATGGTGGACACTTAACACACGGCGCAAAGGTTAGCAGCTCTGGCAAGATGTATGAGAGCTTTTTCTATGGCGTCGAGCTTGATGGCCGCATAAACTACGATAGAGTCATGGATATCGCAAAGATAGTAAAACCAAAAATGATCGTTTGTGGCGCAAGCGCATACACAAGAGAGATCGAGTTTAAAAAATTTCGTGAGATAGCCGATGCTGTTGGTGCGATACTTTTTGCAGATGTTGCTCACATTGCTGGTCTTGTTGTTGCTGGCGAGCATCAAAGTCCTTTCCCATACTGTGATGTCGTAAGCTCAACTACGCATAAAACATTAAGAGGCCCAAGAGGCGGTATCATTATGACAAATAACGAAGAGTATGCTAAGAAGATAAATGCTTCTATTTTCCCAGGTATCCAGGGCGGACCACTAGTTCATGTCATCGCAGCAAAGGCAGTTGGCTTTAAGCACAACCTTAGTCCTGAGTGGAAAATTTATGCTAAACAAGTAAAAGCAAACGCTAAAAAATTAGGCGAAGTGCTAATAAAAAGAGGCTTTGATCTAGTAAGTGGTGGCACTGATAACCATCTAATTTTAATGAGCTTTTTAAATAGAGATTTTAGTGGTAAAGACGCTGATATCGCTCTTGGAAATGCAGGCATAACAGTAAATAAAAATACGGTTCCAGGTGAGACAAGAAGCCCATTTATCACAAGTGGTATACGTGTTGGTAGTCCTGCGCTTACGGCTCGTGGCATGAAAGAAGCTGAGTTTGAACTAATAGCAAACAAAATAGCTGACGTGCTAAGCGACATAAACAACACATCTTTACAAGAGAAGACAAAAGCTGAGCTAGTTGAACTTGCTCACAAATTTATAATCTATGATAAAGCGACATTTTGA
- the lysS gene encoding lysine--tRNA ligase: MFDNQHEIQRLQSIDELRNLGINPYPHFLRRDMNISKFRLKFNYINDTEEKKAEGQLVGLAGRIKLIRDAGKAVFANIEDEDGNLQIYFSNKTLDPEWFKIVKKYVEIGDIVYVRGYAFITRTGEFSMHVSELSLASKSISPLPEKYHGLVDVETRYRQRYLDMIMNPEVRADFKRRSVIISTIRRFFEEKGFLEVETPMLHPIAGGANAKPFITFHNALGVERYLRIAPELYLKRLIVGGFEAVYEMNRNFRNEGMDLTHNPEFTSIEFYWAYHNYHDLMGITEDLFNVILDKLDMEKVVNFDGMEIDFSKPFKRISYKKALVEIGELDDNIINDKDKILAKLRADGLEANEKLDLGHLQAELFDNYVESKLIHPTFVIDYPISISPLSRRSDANPDVAERFELFIAGRELANGFNELNDPIDQYNRFKAQIDAKNAGDDEAHEMDEDYVKALGYGMPPVAGEGIGIDRLVMLLTDKKSIRDVVLFPAMRPLKNEIKENEK; encoded by the coding sequence ATATTTGACAACCAACATGAGATTCAACGACTACAAAGCATAGACGAGCTAAGAAATTTAGGTATTAATCCATATCCGCATTTTCTTAGAAGAGATATGAATATCTCTAAATTTAGACTAAAATTTAACTACATTAATGATACAGAAGAAAAAAAGGCCGAGGGTCAGCTAGTAGGTCTTGCAGGTAGAATAAAACTAATTCGTGATGCTGGAAAAGCGGTTTTTGCAAATATCGAAGATGAAGATGGAAATTTACAAATTTACTTTAGCAATAAAACGCTTGATCCAGAGTGGTTTAAAATCGTTAAAAAATACGTAGAGATAGGCGATATCGTCTATGTCAGAGGTTATGCATTTATAACAAGAACTGGCGAATTTTCCATGCATGTAAGCGAGCTTAGCCTTGCTTCAAAGTCGATAAGTCCACTTCCTGAGAAGTATCATGGTCTAGTTGATGTTGAGACAAGATATCGCCAAAGATATCTTGATATGATAATGAATCCTGAAGTTAGAGCTGATTTTAAAAGACGCTCAGTGATTATAAGTACGATTAGAAGATTTTTTGAAGAAAAAGGCTTTTTAGAAGTTGAAACTCCGATGCTACACCCAATAGCAGGCGGTGCAAACGCCAAGCCATTTATCACTTTTCACAATGCCCTTGGAGTAGAGAGATATCTAAGGATCGCACCTGAGCTATACCTCAAACGCCTTATAGTAGGTGGCTTTGAGGCTGTTTATGAGATGAATAGAAATTTTAGAAACGAAGGTATGGATCTTACTCACAATCCTGAGTTTACAAGTATAGAGTTTTACTGGGCATACCACAACTACCACGATTTAATGGGTATCACAGAGGATCTTTTTAATGTCATTTTAGACAAGCTAGATATGGAAAAAGTTGTAAATTTTGATGGCATGGAGATTGATTTTAGCAAGCCATTTAAGCGAATAAGCTACAAAAAAGCTCTAGTTGAAATCGGCGAACTAGATGATAATATCATAAACGACAAAGATAAAATTTTAGCAAAACTAAGAGCTGATGGCCTTGAAGCAAATGAGAAGCTTGATCTTGGTCACTTACAGGCTGAGTTATTTGATAACTACGTAGAGAGTAAGCTTATACACCCAACTTTTGTTATTGATTATCCGATTTCGATCAGTCCACTTTCAAGAAGAAGTGACGCAAATCCTGATGTGGCTGAGAGGTTTGAGCTATTTATCGCTGGTCGTGAGCTAGCAAATGGCTTTAACGAGCTAAATGATCCAATTGATCAATACAACCGCTTTAAAGCGCAAATCGATGCTAAAAACGCAGGCGATGACGAGGCACATGAGATGGACGAGGACTATGTAAAAGCCCTAGGATACGGCATGCCACCAGTTGCAGGTGAGGGTATAGGCATAGATAGGCTCGTGATGCTTTTAACGGATAAAAAATCAATACGTGATGTTGTGCTCTTCCCAGCGATGAGGCCACTTAAAAATGAGATAAAGGAGAATGAAAAATGA
- a CDS encoding Fur family transcriptional regulator: MIENLEYDALLEKFKRVLRDNGLKYTKQREILLKTLYNNGEHFTPERLYLFIKETHPELNIGIATVYRTLNLLEESEMVTSISFGSQGKKFELATKPHHDHMICRKCGLIIEFEDPMIEKRQISIAKDHGFKLTGHMMQLYGICEKCSKNNIKGK; this comes from the coding sequence ATGATAGAAAATTTAGAATATGATGCGTTGCTTGAGAAATTCAAAAGAGTGCTTCGCGACAATGGTTTAAAATACACGAAACAGCGTGAAATTTTACTAAAAACGCTATATAACAATGGCGAACACTTTACTCCAGAAAGACTTTATCTTTTTATAAAAGAGACACACCCTGAGCTAAATATTGGTATCGCAACTGTTTATAGAACACTAAATCTACTTGAAGAATCAGAAATGGTGACATCAATCAGCTTTGGTTCACAAGGCAAAAAATTTGAGCTTGCCACAAAGCCACATCACGACCATATGATATGCAGAAAGTGCGGCCTTATCATAGAATTTGAAGATCCAATGATAGAAAAAAGACAAATCAGTATCGCAAAAGATCATGGCTTTAAACTAACTGGCCATATGATGCAGCTTTATGGAATTTGTGAAAAATGCTCAAAAAATAATATAAAGGGAAAGTAA
- a CDS encoding CvpA family protein, with the protein MDLVTWFDIIIIALVLMLGIKGILNGLIKEAFGLIGLIGGLIIASRFSDLSGEFITKNIYKFENPSFLQFVAFISLWLVFWLVCLLVGKFLSKIVSVSGLGFLDRLGGFVMGSGKIFLTFSAVVAVVSGTSLNNIIAPYFANSKVYPVLIETGKWITNLDVKNIKSELDEIVARPMDTNKTDAFISMDANASVNTDSNITKGE; encoded by the coding sequence ATGGATTTAGTAACGTGGTTTGATATTATTATTATTGCTCTTGTCTTGATGCTTGGCATAAAAGGCATATTAAATGGACTTATAAAAGAAGCTTTCGGACTTATTGGACTTATCGGCGGCTTAATTATAGCTAGCAGGTTTTCAGATCTATCTGGTGAGTTTATAACTAAAAATATATATAAATTTGAAAATCCTTCATTTTTACAGTTTGTTGCATTTATCTCTCTTTGGCTAGTTTTTTGGCTAGTTTGCTTACTAGTTGGTAAATTTTTATCAAAAATAGTTTCAGTAAGCGGACTTGGTTTTTTGGATAGACTTGGTGGATTTGTTATGGGAAGTGGAAAAATTTTCTTAACATTTTCTGCAGTAGTTGCTGTAGTATCTGGCACTTCGCTAAATAATATAATTGCTCCTTATTTTGCGAACAGTAAAGTTTATCCGGTTTTGATAGAAACTGGCAAATGGATAACAAATCTTGATGTAAAAAATATCAAAAGTGAGTTAGATGAGATAGTGGCAAGACCAATGGATACAAATAAAACTGATGCATTTATCTCAATGGATGCAAATGCTAGTGTAAATACCGACTCTAATATCACAAAAGGGGAATAA
- a CDS encoding type IV pilus twitching motility protein PilT encodes MDLIEQLQAKNLSVKIPEDNSLNNLAGDIKTLLKTVVSDKASDLHLVSRSEPQIRVDGALKPIDFGVLRGKDIENLCFALITDEQKSELENNKELDFAIELPDIGRFRGNYYYTMNGDLAAAFRIIPINIPSLDELNAPQIFKHIIKREKGLILVTGPTGSGKSTTLAAMLNEINLNYRKHIITIEDPVEFVHNNKKALFSHRNIGTDATSYSRALKSAVREDPDIILVGEMRDRETISTAITAAETGHLVFGTLHTNSAIQTINRIVDSFDGSEQLQVRNMLSVSLTAVVSQSLIPKIGGGRCAVHEILINNMAISNLIRENKIHQIYSQMQLNQQQTGMSTQTQALMKVLKEGKITKENALAYSTSQQELQNLIGTI; translated from the coding sequence ATGGATCTAATCGAACAGCTTCAGGCAAAGAATTTAAGTGTAAAAATACCAGAAGATAATAGCCTTAATAATCTTGCTGGCGATATAAAAACACTTTTAAAAACTGTTGTGAGTGATAAGGCAAGCGATCTTCACCTTGTTTCAAGATCTGAGCCGCAAATAAGAGTAGATGGTGCTTTAAAGCCTATTGATTTTGGCGTGCTAAGAGGCAAGGATATAGAGAATTTATGTTTTGCTTTGATTACTGATGAACAAAAAAGTGAACTTGAGAATAATAAAGAGCTTGACTTTGCGATCGAGCTTCCAGATATTGGTCGCTTTCGTGGCAACTATTACTATACCATGAATGGTGATTTAGCTGCTGCTTTTCGTATAATCCCAATCAATATCCCATCTCTTGATGAGTTAAATGCCCCACAAATTTTTAAACACATTATTAAGCGTGAAAAAGGTCTTATTTTGGTTACTGGACCGACAGGAAGTGGTAAATCAACAACTCTCGCAGCCATGCTTAATGAGATAAATTTAAATTATAGAAAGCATATTATTACAATTGAGGATCCAGTCGAGTTTGTGCATAACAATAAAAAAGCTCTATTTTCTCATAGAAATATCGGCACTGACGCAACTTCTTACTCAAGGGCTCTAAAATCTGCGGTTCGTGAAGATCCAGATATCATACTTGTAGGCGAGATGAGAGATAGGGAAACGATTTCAACGGCTATTACGGCGGCTGAGACCGGACACTTAGTCTTTGGTACGCTTCACACAAATTCAGCCATTCAAACTATAAATAGGATCGTTGATAGTTTCGATGGGAGCGAGCAATTACAAGTAAGAAATATGCTTAGTGTTTCGCTAACTGCTGTCGTTTCACAAAGCCTGATCCCAAAGATAGGCGGTGGAAGATGCGCGGTGCATGAAATTTTAATAAACAATATGGCTATCTCAAACTTGATACGTGAAAACAAAATACATCAAATTTACTCTCAGATGCAGCTAAATCAACAACAAACTGGTATGAGTACGCAAACCCAGGCTTTGATGAAAGTACTAAAAGAGGGTAAGATTACAAAAGAAAATGCGCTAGCTTATTCAACTAGCCAGCAAGAACTTCAAAATTTAATAGGAACTATATAA
- the gatC gene encoding Asp-tRNA(Asn)/Glu-tRNA(Gln) amidotransferase subunit GatC, with protein MQIDDTLLNKLEKLSALQISDEKREEVKKQLSEIVSFVDILNELDLSSDEAVVSSIKGGTPLREDEPRPSDVIDTILKYAPSREGHFFAVPKIIE; from the coding sequence ATGCAAATAGATGATACTCTTTTAAATAAATTAGAAAAACTTTCTGCCTTACAAATCAGTGATGAAAAAAGAGAAGAAGTAAAAAAACAACTAAGTGAGATTGTATCTTTTGTTGATATTTTAAACGAACTTGATCTAAGCAGCGATGAAGCTGTAGTTAGCTCTATAAAAGGTGGCACACCTTTAAGAGAAGATGAGCCAAGACCAAGCGATGTGATTGATACGATCTTGAAATACGCTCCTTCGCGTGAAGGGCATTTTTTTGCTGTACCAAAAATAATAGAATAA
- a CDS encoding L-seryl-tRNA selenium transferase, which translates to MKKITLFLAFALALVLSGCGTKRQYFEPAQTSGKISLSKDMPSYIKSANANGATLDNGNIITKNGLNTNIKLPENFNFLNENNGFIISASINGDLNVTDPNGRSVYSNKFPTAIVAASLDQNLLAAISAANHIYLIDINTATTIMEYSSSNIAAVDSRIVAPFFMSSLIVYPALDGKIYIVQKETGRILRDVVVSSENFFNNIIFLGVEGDNLIAATAKKLIVINPSQTVYYDGEIKDVLVNNDEIYIFKKDGTIVRTNLMLKEQNKVNFKFAIFSAATIINNKLYVIEKTGYVIKTNLDLSGAEIYEFSDEIKDKSFMGNGAFYYDNELVNLGQ; encoded by the coding sequence ATGAAAAAAATTACTCTTTTCTTGGCTTTTGCCTTGGCTTTAGTTTTAAGCGGATGTGGCACAAAAAGACAATATTTCGAGCCAGCTCAAACCTCTGGCAAAATTTCTTTGTCAAAAGATATGCCATCTTATATCAAATCAGCAAATGCAAATGGCGCCACTCTTGACAACGGCAATATCATCACCAAAAACGGTCTAAATACAAACATCAAGTTGCCTGAAAATTTTAATTTCTTAAATGAAAACAACGGCTTTATCATATCAGCTAGTATAAATGGCGATCTAAATGTGACAGATCCTAACGGACGCAGCGTTTATAGCAATAAATTTCCAACAGCAATTGTTGCTGCTTCTCTTGATCAAAACCTATTAGCAGCTATCAGCGCGGCAAACCACATCTATCTAATAGACATAAATACCGCAACAACAATAATGGAATATAGCTCGTCTAATATAGCAGCAGTTGATTCAAGGATCGTAGCACCATTTTTTATGAGCTCGCTTATCGTTTATCCAGCATTAGATGGCAAAATTTACATAGTACAAAAAGAGACTGGTAGAATTTTACGTGACGTGGTCGTAAGCTCTGAAAATTTCTTTAATAACATCATATTCTTAGGCGTTGAGGGTGATAACCTAATAGCAGCTACAGCAAAAAAACTTATCGTCATCAACCCAAGCCAAACAGTCTATTATGATGGCGAGATCAAAGATGTATTAGTTAATAACGATGAAATTTATATCTTTAAAAAAGATGGTACGATCGTAAGAACAAATCTTATGCTAAAAGAGCAAAATAAAGTAAATTTCAAATTTGCCATCTTCTCAGCAGCCACTATTATCAATAATAAGCTCTACGTAATCGAAAAAACAGGCTACGTTATAAAAACAAATTTAGACCTCAGTGGAGCTGAAATTTATGAATTTAGCGATGAGATAAAAGATAAAAGCTTTATGGGCAATGGTGCCTTTTATTATGATAATGAACTTGTTAATTTAGGGCAATGA
- a CDS encoding type III pantothenate kinase has product MILCNIGNTNATFLEDGKISRMKISEFKSYKPEKKVYFISVNDEILNILKDNKMFVDLEPFFTIDTIYQGLGVDRIAACYSINNGVIVDAGSAITVDIMANSIHLGGYILPGISSMLNAYKSISPRLDITINSQIDIDALPQKTADAVSYGIIKPIITLLDKLAGDKKVYFTGGDGDFLSKFFKNAICDKMLVFRAMQKLITEKKDMII; this is encoded by the coding sequence ATGATTTTGTGTAATATAGGCAATACTAACGCTACATTTTTAGAAGATGGCAAAATCTCACGTATGAAAATTTCTGAGTTTAAAAGCTATAAGCCAGAAAAAAAAGTATATTTTATATCCGTGAATGATGAAATTTTAAATATTTTAAAAGATAATAAGATGTTTGTGGATCTAGAACCATTTTTTACTATTGATACGATATATCAGGGTCTAGGAGTAGATAGAATCGCAGCATGTTACTCTATAAATAATGGCGTAATCGTTGATGCTGGAAGCGCCATAACAGTTGACATTATGGCAAATTCTATCCATCTTGGAGGATATATCTTGCCAGGCATTTCAAGTATGCTAAACGCCTACAAAAGTATCTCGCCACGACTTGATATTACTATAAATTCACAAATTGACATAGATGCACTACCACAAAAAACAGCTGATGCTGTAAGTTATGGCATTATTAAACCAATAATAACTCTACTAGATAAACTAGCCGGTGACAAAAAAGTCTATTTTACTGGTGGAGATGGCGACTTTTTGTCCAAATTTTTTAAAAATGCTATTTGTGACAAGATGCTAGTTTTTCGTGCCATGCAAAAGCTAATAACCGAAAAGAAAGATATGATAATATGA
- the hisG gene encoding ATP phosphoribosyltransferase, with the protein MITVALPKGRIAEATLEIFRKIFGSSFLFEDRKLILEEGNFRFLMVRNQDIPTYVTEGAVDIGVVGLDVLEEHKPNVVRLLDLKIGQCKVCIGIKNDSELDLNQPELKIATKMPNITRNYFTNQAVAVKIIKLYGSIELAPLVGLSDAIVDVVETGSTMKQNGLKIAGDIMQSSAYLVANKNSFIIKKDEILELYKKIKEEI; encoded by the coding sequence ATGATAACAGTAGCATTACCAAAGGGAAGAATAGCCGAAGCAACGCTGGAAATTTTTAGAAAAATTTTTGGTTCAAGTTTTTTATTTGAAGACAGAAAACTAATCCTTGAAGAAGGAAATTTTAGATTTTTAATGGTTCGCAACCAAGATATCCCGACTTATGTCACTGAAGGTGCAGTTGATATTGGTGTGGTGGGACTTGATGTACTTGAAGAGCACAAGCCAAACGTTGTGAGACTACTAGATTTAAAAATTGGACAGTGCAAAGTTTGCATCGGCATAAAAAATGACTCTGAGCTAGACCTAAACCAACCAGAGCTAAAAATAGCTACAAAAATGCCAAATATAACAAGGAATTATTTTACAAATCAAGCTGTAGCTGTAAAGATCATCAAACTTTATGGCTCGATCGAACTTGCACCATTAGTTGGCTTAAGCGACGCGATAGTTGATGTGGTCGAGACTGGCTCAACTATGAAACAAAATGGACTAAAGATCGCTGGTGATATCATGCAAAGCTCGGCTTATCTAGTAGCAAATAAAAATAGTTTTATCATTAAAAAAGATGAGATTTTAGAGCTTTATAAAAAAATCAAAGAAGAGATTTAA
- a CDS encoding ABC transporter ATP-binding protein — translation MEILRASNLGFAYDYTLFNNINLTLNQKQSIAITGVSGCGKSTLLHILSTLLKPNFGEVIYQDRSIYELSQNELLAIRRLHFGIIFQSHYLFKGFSAYENIELASILSGENIEKKELEALKILSVINQKVGELSGGQQQRVSIARVLTKKPKIIFADEPTGNLDKQTANEVMQVLFDYINKNNAALVLITHDNDLAAKCNNSYKLENKELIQIS, via the coding sequence ATGGAAATTTTAAGAGCGTCTAATCTAGGCTTTGCGTATGATTATACGCTCTTTAACAATATAAATTTAACTCTCAATCAAAAACAAAGCATTGCGATAACCGGCGTTAGCGGTTGTGGAAAATCAACACTTTTACATATACTTTCAACGCTTTTGAAACCAAATTTTGGTGAGGTCATCTATCAAGATAGATCGATCTATGAGCTTTCTCAAAACGAGCTTTTGGCTATTAGAAGACTTCATTTTGGCATCATTTTTCAGTCGCACTATCTTTTTAAAGGATTTAGCGCTTATGAAAATATCGAGCTTGCAAGCATTCTATCTGGAGAAAATATAGAGAAAAAAGAGCTTGAGGCACTTAAAATTTTAAGCGTTATAAACCAAAAAGTTGGTGAGTTAAGTGGTGGTCAGCAACAGCGTGTGAGTATCGCTAGAGTGCTTACTAAAAAGCCAAAGATCATCTTTGCAGACGAGCCAACGGGCAACCTTGACAAGCAAACGGCAAATGAAGTGATGCAAGTTTTGTTTGACTATATAAATAAAAACAACGCTGCTCTTGTTCTAATCACCCACGACAACGATCTAGCAGCTAAATGCAATAACTCATACAAGCTTGAAAATAAAGAACTTATACAAATTTCTTAG